In Scomber japonicus isolate fScoJap1 chromosome 11, fScoJap1.pri, whole genome shotgun sequence, the genomic stretch CATTTTGTAgaaaattaactttaaaaaaggaggaaaaatcaGAGAGGAAAACTCACAGAATATAGATTACAATGTGTGAATCCACCTCATATAATTTAGTCAGTTTATAGCATCATACTGCctcttaattatttattatcagCTATGGAAGCTGCTTGTTTATTCACCAccattcattaataaaaaactacatttctcCTGTGTCTGCACCTGTCAGGAATACACATAATACTGAGTTTTCTTCCTTTCTGGTACCCACCGCTTTGGCATTGTAAGTGAAGGTCTCTGGGTGCTAGTGAGATGCTGACATAGACCAagctccctccatcctccacaCGGAGAACGCGTAACTGAGTCTTTCGTGCGCAACGTAGCTGCAGCTGGACATCTTGTTGTCCATCTCGTCGCTCTGCAGCACCTGACAGAGAAAATCAATGTATCTGGAGGCCAGCTTCAGCGTCTGTATCTTGCTGAGTTTGTCCGATGGCAGAGTGGGGATAATTTTGCGCAAAGACGCAAAGGCCTCGTTCAGAGACTGAGTCCGTTGCCTCTCCCGGACATTGGCCAGGACCCGCTGGTTCTGAAGCTCCTCGTATGACTGAGTGCTGCTCGGACTTTGTTTTTTGCCCCGTTTCACCGGCCCCGGGCTGCTGCCACTGCTGTCCTCGCCGGACTTTTTgctctgtctcttcttcctcaCGAAGCGTTTTTGCTGTCTGTCCAGCTCCTCCTCGCTGGTCACCAGACTATCCACAGGGGAGACCGGGGAACTGGAGCCCTCTTCCATTTCTTTCTTGAAGAAATGCAGGGATATAGAGGAAAAAACGTTGTCCACCTTTAAAGCCGTggttac encodes the following:
- the twist2 gene encoding twist-related protein 2; protein product: MEEGSSSPVSPVDSLVTSEEELDRQQKRFVRKKRQSKKSGEDSSGSSPGPVKRGKKQSPSSTQSYEELQNQRVLANVRERQRTQSLNEAFASLRKIIPTLPSDKLSKIQTLKLASRYIDFLCQVLQSDEMDNKMSSCSYVAHERLSYAFSVWRMEGAWSMSASH